One segment of Coprobacter tertius DNA contains the following:
- a CDS encoding TonB-dependent receptor: MMKKKLRLFTLLLFSWCTMVQAQNVTLNLNNVTVKDALEAVKKQTGNSFFFNVNDVDMTKRITINVKDESLKKVLGLILEGQPLNYEIKDNHIVLSKLQEQTQEEKELLINGRVTDAAGELLIGVNIAIDGIGKSITDMDGNYSIKVPKGSTLTFTYIGYKPFSVKVKEKTTINVRMEENSNALDEVVVIGYGTQKKVNLTGAIGYIDSKAIENRPVATLGQAIQGTIPNLNITFGSGKPGEATNMNIRGFASINEESKPLILIDGIEGNIDNLNPRDVESISVLKDASSAIYGARAPFGVVLVTTKKGKSGKMQINYNGRFSFSTETTNTDFITTGYDAARLADGFMTSYNGNPYTRYTEDDYKELEARRFDKTENPARPWTVIQNRTGEDTYMYYANFDWYNYLIDSSRPTWDNNISISGGTDKVNYMVSGNFNTQTGIYAQNADKYKTGNLRARLNAEVKSWLTLNFSTSFFSSKYSAPGLGHGNNLPNYTFHALPFLMPYNPDGTHVFSNPVISQQPTDGVHIMTADGNSKSVDDKKQMIYSVGATFNLFKGLSFITNYSFKLNTVDYMERTAKSQFSQHPGILEDAGGSLFKNKLRQLNERTYYHSIDAYFNYGRSFGGHNLNAVLGFNYEQSAYKKNYATKLNIQSNNLNDFNLGDIGKDVTLEGGQNEWALLGYFGRLGYDWQGKYLADVIVRWDASSRFPRDQRAGIFPSLTAGWRISEEKFFEPARNVVSNLKIRGSIGALGNQAVKDCYLYLQTINMVQFDNYLIDGEKLTYAQVSPPPTAGNLTWETIIHKNLGIDVGLFNNRLTYSADLFIRDTKDMLVPGKVLPGVYGAKSPRENAADLRTKGFEMTLGWNDSFTLFDKPFSYNLSLSLADSRSFITKYDNPLKEFSKSSYYVGMEIGEIWGYHVSGLFETDEQAKAYQEAVDHSYVCKNILETAIGENKGLKAGDMIFEDLDGSGRIDDGKKTADDRGDMRIIGNSRPRYTYSGNVGFSWAGIDCSAFFQGIGRQNRYPGGNAMLFWGGYARPYASFTPIDLPGKIWTEDNPDAYFPRMRGYAAQGDRSLAKVNDRYLQNLAYCRLKNVTIGYTLPHLWTAKVGIDRVRFYFSGDNLLTWTKLKTDYVDPEQFSADADARVYPYAKTFSFGLDLTF, from the coding sequence ATGATGAAAAAAAAATTAAGACTATTTACATTGCTGCTATTTAGCTGGTGTACTATGGTTCAGGCACAAAATGTAACGCTTAACCTGAATAACGTGACGGTTAAAGATGCCCTCGAAGCTGTAAAAAAACAAACCGGAAATTCTTTTTTCTTTAATGTAAATGATGTAGATATGACTAAACGTATCACTATTAACGTTAAAGACGAATCTCTTAAAAAAGTATTGGGTCTCATTTTAGAAGGACAACCATTGAATTATGAAATAAAAGATAATCATATTGTCCTTTCAAAATTACAAGAGCAAACTCAAGAAGAAAAAGAACTTCTCATAAATGGAAGAGTAACCGATGCTGCAGGAGAATTATTGATCGGGGTTAATATAGCAATAGACGGTATCGGGAAAAGTATTACCGATATGGATGGTAACTATTCCATTAAAGTGCCTAAAGGAAGTACACTTACCTTTACTTATATCGGTTACAAACCTTTCTCTGTAAAAGTGAAAGAGAAAACTACCATTAACGTAAGAATGGAAGAAAACAGCAATGCGCTCGACGAAGTAGTGGTTATCGGTTACGGTACACAAAAGAAAGTAAATTTGACCGGAGCGATTGGTTATATCGACTCGAAAGCGATAGAAAATCGGCCGGTAGCAACACTCGGGCAAGCAATACAAGGTACGATTCCCAATTTAAATATTACATTTGGTTCTGGAAAGCCGGGAGAAGCCACCAATATGAACATTCGCGGGTTCGCTTCCATTAACGAAGAGTCGAAACCTTTGATTCTGATAGACGGTATCGAAGGAAATATAGATAACTTGAACCCGCGTGACGTAGAATCCATTTCAGTATTAAAAGACGCATCTTCTGCTATATACGGTGCCAGAGCTCCTTTCGGCGTAGTATTAGTTACTACCAAGAAAGGGAAAAGCGGGAAAATGCAAATAAATTATAATGGACGATTCAGTTTTTCTACTGAAACGACAAATACCGATTTTATTACCACAGGTTATGACGCTGCTCGATTAGCAGATGGCTTTATGACTTCGTACAACGGAAATCCTTATACACGCTATACCGAAGACGACTATAAAGAACTGGAAGCAAGACGGTTTGACAAAACAGAGAATCCAGCTCGCCCTTGGACCGTAATACAAAATCGTACAGGGGAAGATACCTATATGTATTATGCCAACTTCGACTGGTATAATTATCTGATCGATTCCAGCAGACCTACCTGGGATAACAACATTAGTATATCTGGTGGTACCGATAAGGTTAATTATATGGTTAGTGGGAACTTCAATACACAAACCGGTATATATGCCCAAAATGCAGACAAGTATAAAACAGGGAATCTCAGGGCTCGTTTAAATGCAGAGGTAAAATCATGGTTAACTCTTAATTTCTCTACCAGCTTCTTCTCCTCCAAGTATTCGGCTCCGGGATTGGGACATGGGAATAACCTGCCCAATTACACATTTCATGCTCTACCGTTCCTGATGCCGTATAATCCCGACGGAACTCATGTATTCAGTAATCCGGTAATTTCGCAGCAACCGACCGACGGTGTACATATAATGACTGCCGACGGAAATTCAAAATCGGTAGATGACAAAAAGCAAATGATCTATTCGGTTGGTGCGACTTTCAACTTGTTTAAAGGACTCTCTTTTATAACTAATTATAGCTTTAAATTAAATACGGTCGACTATATGGAGCGTACCGCTAAATCGCAATTTTCTCAACATCCGGGGATATTGGAAGATGCCGGTGGTTCACTATTCAAAAATAAGTTAAGACAGTTAAATGAAAGAACCTATTATCACAGTATCGATGCTTATTTCAATTACGGTCGGTCATTTGGAGGTCATAACCTGAATGCTGTACTCGGATTCAACTACGAGCAAAGCGCATATAAAAAAAACTACGCTACTAAACTAAATATTCAATCGAACAATCTAAACGATTTTAATTTGGGCGATATAGGAAAGGATGTTACGTTAGAAGGCGGACAAAACGAATGGGCTTTATTAGGCTATTTCGGTCGTTTAGGTTACGACTGGCAGGGTAAGTACCTGGCCGATGTTATTGTTCGATGGGACGCATCTTCCCGTTTCCCAAGAGACCAACGAGCCGGGATTTTCCCCTCTTTAACAGCTGGGTGGCGAATCAGTGAAGAAAAGTTCTTCGAACCGGCTCGAAATGTCGTATCTAATTTAAAAATAAGAGGTTCAATCGGTGCATTAGGTAATCAGGCGGTAAAAGATTGTTACCTCTACTTACAAACCATCAATATGGTTCAGTTCGATAATTATCTTATCGATGGCGAAAAACTTACCTATGCACAGGTATCCCCTCCTCCTACCGCCGGCAATCTTACTTGGGAAACAATTATACACAAAAATTTGGGTATCGATGTAGGATTGTTTAACAACCGATTGACCTACAGTGCCGATCTTTTTATTCGGGATACCAAAGATATGCTTGTACCCGGTAAAGTATTGCCCGGAGTTTACGGAGCAAAATCACCCCGTGAAAATGCAGCCGACTTGCGTACCAAGGGATTTGAAATGACATTGGGATGGAACGATAGTTTCACTCTTTTTGACAAACCCTTCAGCTATAATCTGTCTTTGAGTTTGGCTGACAGCCGCTCGTTTATCACTAAATATGACAATCCACTGAAAGAATTCAGTAAATCGAGTTACTATGTGGGTATGGAAATCGGTGAAATATGGGGCTATCACGTTTCGGGCCTCTTCGAAACCGATGAGCAGGCAAAGGCCTATCAGGAAGCAGTAGACCATAGTTACGTTTGTAAAAATATCCTTGAAACCGCTATCGGAGAGAACAAAGGCTTAAAAGCCGGTGACATGATTTTTGAAGACCTCGACGGCAGCGGAAGGATAGATGACGGAAAGAAAACCGCCGATGACCGCGGAGATATGCGTATTATCGGTAACTCGAGACCCCGTTATACTTATAGTGGGAATGTAGGTTTTTCGTGGGCAGGTATCGACTGTTCGGCTTTCTTCCAGGGAATAGGACGCCAAAACCGTTATCCGGGCGGTAACGCTATGCTTTTCTGGGGTGGATATGCCCGTCCTTACGCTTCATTTACTCCGATAGACTTACCTGGTAAAATTTGGACAGAAGATAATCCCGATGCCTACTTCCCGAGAATGCGCGGTTATGCAGCTCAAGGCGACCGATCTTTGGCTAAGGTAAACGATCGTTATTTACAAAATCTGGCTTATTGCCGTCTTAAAAACGTGACCATCGGTTATACTTTACCGCATTTGTGGACCGCTAAAGTGGGTATAGATCGCGTGAGATTTTATTTTAGCGGAGATAACTTGCTTACATGGACGAAACTCAAAACCGACTATGTAGACCCCGAACAATTTTCTGCAGATGCAGATGCCCGCGTATACCCTTATGCCAAAACTTTCTCCTTTGGTTTAGATCTGACATTTTAA
- a CDS encoding zinc ribbon domain-containing protein, which produces MECIYCKQNIPDNANFCPFCAMQIRCKECGETLIQKAKVCINCGKYLKESDSSSMNTIEFSETKNSRSFKASFTDTVGGCIGEAVGLIINNKLPNKVAVFKQKELASPEIIPHINNDDEEIMAVVIDDELEQLNQVFRKSNGKITLQETRLKAKSKRDAGIRLTLMFMYYQYKLGTEEILRSDLTNIMRDASLEDSNWRYWLVNNNLVGVKDDKVELKAPGRDAAKEFLLEIMNSEIEDKWKLGTSSRSTRKTKKKEGNDENTI; this is translated from the coding sequence ATGGAATGCATCTATTGTAAACAAAATATACCAGATAATGCTAATTTCTGCCCATTCTGTGCCATGCAAATTAGGTGTAAAGAGTGTGGTGAAACTTTAATACAAAAAGCAAAAGTTTGTATCAATTGTGGAAAATATTTGAAAGAAAGTGATAGTTCAAGTATGAACACTATTGAATTTTCTGAAACAAAGAATTCCCGATCTTTTAAAGCTTCATTTACAGATACTGTAGGAGGCTGTATCGGAGAAGCTGTTGGGTTAATAATTAATAATAAATTGCCTAATAAAGTTGCTGTTTTTAAACAAAAAGAGCTTGCTTCCCCTGAAATTATTCCTCATATTAATAATGATGATGAAGAAATTATGGCTGTAGTTATTGACGATGAATTGGAACAGCTTAATCAAGTATTTAGAAAAAGTAATGGTAAGATCACATTACAGGAAACAAGACTGAAGGCTAAATCTAAAAGAGATGCTGGTATTAGACTTACATTAATGTTTATGTATTATCAGTATAAATTAGGTACTGAAGAAATATTAAGATCTGATTTAACGAATATCATGCGAGATGCGAGCTTAGAAGATTCTAACTGGCGCTATTGGTTAGTAAATAATAATTTAGTTGGTGTTAAAGATGATAAAGTAGAATTGAAAGCTCCCGGAAGAGATGCTGCTAAAGAATTTTTATTAGAAATAATGAATTCTGAAATTGAAGATAAATGGAAGTTAGGGACTTCATCACGTTCAACTAGAAAGACAAAGAAAAAAGAAGGTAATGACGAAAATACAATTTAA
- a CDS encoding RNA polymerase sigma-70 factor, with translation MTITLRNDVKITDSNVIEHFKKGNEDVFRFIFDKYYDYLCLIADSYLRDSFISETIVGEIIYNLWEIRENVDIRYSLRSYLIRSVKNRCINYLQQEYVKREVSLNQYEDKAAIEELFFIENKHPLENLLEQELEYKINEVINNLPTECRQVFKMSRFDNMKYEEIADTLSISINTVKYHMKNALMQLRIELRDYLMFILVLLTLI, from the coding sequence ATGACTATTACACTAAGAAATGACGTTAAAATCACCGATAGTAACGTCATAGAGCATTTTAAAAAAGGAAATGAGGATGTTTTCCGTTTTATTTTCGATAAATACTATGATTATCTGTGCCTGATAGCCGACAGCTATTTAAGGGATAGTTTTATATCAGAAACTATCGTTGGTGAAATCATTTATAATTTATGGGAAATAAGAGAGAATGTGGATATTAGATATTCTTTACGTTCATATTTAATACGAAGTGTAAAGAACCGTTGCATCAATTATCTTCAGCAAGAATATGTAAAGCGGGAAGTCAGTCTTAATCAGTACGAGGATAAAGCGGCTATAGAAGAACTTTTTTTTATCGAAAACAAGCATCCGCTGGAAAACTTATTAGAACAAGAATTAGAATATAAAATAAATGAAGTAATTAATAATCTGCCGACAGAATGCCGACAGGTTTTTAAAATGAGCCGTTTTGATAATATGAAGTACGAGGAAATTGCTGATACATTAAGTATATCTATAAATACAGTGAAGTATCATATGAAAAACGCACTGATGCAATTAAGGATAGAGCTAAGAGATTATCTCATGTTTATTCTCGTATTATTAACACTTATTTAA
- a CDS encoding helix-turn-helix domain-containing protein, giving the protein MKETTLDIKNVCECNRCLGCDTLHPEVSIINLESSNLEQESVKFEFYAILLIESYPGDFCCCGRKYYDYSNATMVFLTPGEIFCMSEENTLPDKGYLLAFHPDLLFRTSLKNHIKNYTFFSYSKEEALHLSQRETATVTCCFESIEDELHHPIDMHSSTILSRHIELLLDYCTRYYERQFITRENKNKAILERLENLFDECIDFEGFHTVKPSLLEFYARKLNLSVAYFDDLLKFETGKTFEEYFQFKRLDIAKRMLLQSDNTPAMVAHRLGYPSVQYFSLIFKKIIGISPNEYKYFRN; this is encoded by the coding sequence ATGAAAGAAACGACTTTAGATATAAAGAACGTATGTGAATGCAATAGATGTTTAGGATGCGATACTTTGCATCCTGAAGTAAGCATCATCAATCTTGAGAGTTCGAATTTGGAACAGGAATCGGTAAAATTTGAATTTTATGCTATTTTATTGATCGAATCTTATCCCGGCGATTTCTGTTGTTGCGGTCGTAAATATTATGACTATTCTAATGCAACTATGGTCTTTCTGACACCTGGAGAAATTTTCTGTATGAGCGAAGAAAATACACTTCCCGACAAAGGATATCTATTGGCATTTCATCCTGATTTATTATTTCGTACATCATTGAAGAATCACATCAAGAACTATACTTTTTTTTCTTATTCAAAGGAGGAGGCATTGCACCTTTCGCAGCGTGAAACGGCTACGGTGACTTGCTGTTTTGAAAGTATAGAGGATGAGCTGCATCATCCTATAGACATGCACAGTAGCACAATTTTATCTCGGCACATCGAATTGTTACTCGATTATTGTACACGATATTACGAACGGCAATTTATCACTCGAGAAAACAAGAATAAAGCAATCTTAGAAAGATTGGAAAATTTATTTGATGAATGTATCGATTTTGAGGGATTTCATACGGTTAAGCCATCTTTACTCGAATTTTATGCCCGAAAATTAAATCTTTCTGTTGCTTACTTCGATGATCTTTTGAAATTTGAAACCGGAAAGACATTTGAAGAATATTTTCAGTTTAAACGATTGGATATTGCTAAGCGAATGTTATTGCAATCTGATAATACTCCTGCTATGGTAGCGCATCGACTGGGCTATCCCAGTGTACAGTATTTCAGTCTTATTTTTAAGAAAATAATAGGTATATCACCAAACGAATACAAATATTTTCGAAATTGA
- a CDS encoding FecR family protein encodes MEKKITNIDSLILSFLERTISSDELQVLRKWVKASNENEKYFRQFQESWLLSNGAFAKKRFHKEQAYQNFLDRIKKSDINVTKRPIALRKILYYAACIILIFGAGIGLQYGLRNHQNEEVMSYKLESPRKAKVKISLPDGSVVWLNASSSLCYNNQFGVSNRDLSLQGEGYFEISKNPQLPLMVTSGNVKVKVLGTKFNVQNYQDDDEIRVALQEGSIDFSDSRYEKSILMKPNQLIICNKKTGVLTLKDINTEYTNSWIHDDVFFNEEKLGTIAKVLERAFDVSIHFENEGLKNLIFYGDLKIEADNIIQIMDIMSATNKFNYRYNRDKKEILIFH; translated from the coding sequence ATGGAGAAAAAAATAACAAATATAGATAGTTTAATTCTTTCTTTTTTAGAAAGAACCATTTCGTCTGACGAGTTACAAGTTTTGAGAAAATGGGTAAAAGCTTCTAATGAAAATGAAAAGTATTTTCGTCAATTTCAAGAATCTTGGTTACTTTCAAACGGCGCTTTCGCAAAAAAGCGTTTTCATAAAGAACAAGCCTATCAAAACTTTCTTGATCGTATTAAAAAGAGCGATATAAATGTAACTAAAAGGCCTATCGCTTTGCGAAAAATATTATATTATGCCGCATGCATAATACTGATTTTTGGAGCCGGTATCGGGTTACAATATGGGTTGCGAAATCATCAGAACGAAGAAGTAATGTCTTACAAGCTGGAATCTCCCAGAAAAGCGAAAGTAAAAATATCTTTGCCTGACGGTAGCGTGGTGTGGTTGAATGCGTCCTCGTCTTTATGTTATAATAACCAATTTGGAGTGAGTAATCGCGATTTGTCCTTGCAAGGAGAAGGATACTTTGAAATCAGTAAAAATCCTCAACTTCCTTTAATGGTAACATCAGGTAATGTAAAAGTAAAAGTATTAGGTACAAAATTTAATGTTCAGAATTATCAAGATGATGACGAAATTCGGGTAGCTCTTCAGGAAGGATCTATCGATTTTTCTGACAGTAGATATGAAAAATCAATTTTAATGAAACCCAATCAATTGATAATTTGCAATAAAAAAACGGGGGTTTTAACTTTAAAAGATATCAATACAGAATACACTAATTCTTGGATTCATGATGATGTTTTCTTTAATGAAGAAAAATTAGGTACAATCGCCAAAGTTTTAGAAAGAGCTTTTGACGTATCCATTCATTTTGAAAATGAGGGTTTAAAGAATCTGATATTTTATGGAGATCTTAAAATAGAGGCCGACAATATTATACAGATAATGGACATAATGTCTGCTACGAATAAATTTAATTACCGATATAATAGAGACAAAAAAGAAATTCTTATTTTTCATTAA
- a CDS encoding type 1 glutamine amidotransferase domain-containing protein — MLYPNILIVVTGTGIFANGKLSTGLWLSEITHIYHSAEEQKYKITIANPKGGSTPVDPESLKPFVLDKLSEEYWKNSEFKNLLKQAKSLNDISDQQFDCIYLAGGHGAMYDFPDNIILQEMIKKQYESNRIVSAICHGVCGLLNVKLSDGEYLIRNKKITGFSWFEESIARRKKEVPFDLEALLKGRGADYEKALVPMTSKVVVDDKLITGQNPFSSKEMSKAVIQHLNDNIITNK; from the coding sequence ATGCTTTATCCAAATATATTAATTGTGGTTACCGGAACGGGGATTTTTGCAAATGGAAAACTTTCTACCGGATTATGGCTTAGCGAAATAACACATATTTATCATAGTGCCGAAGAACAGAAATATAAAATAACGATAGCTAATCCGAAAGGAGGAAGTACTCCTGTCGATCCCGAAAGTTTAAAACCATTTGTTTTAGACAAGCTTTCGGAGGAATATTGGAAAAATTCAGAATTTAAAAACTTACTGAAGCAAGCAAAGAGTTTGAATGATATTTCGGATCAACAATTCGACTGTATTTATTTAGCTGGCGGACATGGCGCAATGTACGATTTTCCGGATAATATTATTTTACAGGAAATGATTAAAAAACAATATGAAAGTAATAGAATAGTATCTGCTATTTGTCATGGAGTGTGTGGATTGTTGAATGTTAAACTGTCGGATGGTGAATATTTAATTAGAAATAAAAAAATAACCGGATTCAGTTGGTTTGAGGAGAGTATTGCTCGACGGAAAAAAGAAGTGCCCTTCGATCTTGAGGCTTTGTTGAAGGGGAGAGGAGCAGATTATGAAAAGGCACTCGTACCGATGACTTCGAAAGTAGTCGTCGATGATAAATTGATTACCGGTCAAAACCCGTTCAGTTCAAAAGAAATGTCTAAGGCCGTTATACAACATCTGAACGATAATATAATAACAAATAAATAA
- a CDS encoding nitroreductase family protein, with the protein MNIDEILNFRRSVRLYDKEKPIDQEKVKHCLELATLAPNSSDMQLWEFYHITQPELLKKISRACLDQKAASTASQIVVFVVRRDWYKKHARYVLDFEKKNILRYSSKDRQAKRIKDRELYYGILMPFVYARFFGILGLFRKLLANAISIFRPMMLEVSENDMRVVAHKSCALAAQTFMIAMANEGYDTCPLEGLDSRRLKRALKLPHGAEINMAIPCGIRDGNKGIWGERCRVPFEEVYRHI; encoded by the coding sequence ATGAATATAGATGAAATTCTCAATTTTCGCCGTTCGGTACGGCTATATGATAAAGAGAAGCCAATAGATCAGGAAAAGGTAAAACATTGTTTAGAGTTAGCGACATTGGCTCCTAATAGTTCTGATATGCAGTTATGGGAATTTTACCATATTACACAGCCCGAATTGTTGAAAAAAATTTCAAGAGCCTGTCTCGATCAAAAAGCAGCTTCTACGGCTTCTCAAATAGTCGTTTTTGTTGTGCGACGGGATTGGTACAAAAAACATGCGCGATATGTACTCGATTTCGAAAAGAAAAACATTCTCCGATACAGCTCGAAAGATCGTCAGGCTAAACGCATCAAAGACAGAGAATTGTATTATGGGATATTGATGCCATTTGTTTATGCAAGATTCTTCGGAATTTTAGGATTGTTCAGGAAATTGTTGGCTAATGCGATCAGTATTTTCCGCCCGATGATGCTTGAAGTATCTGAAAATGATATGCGTGTGGTTGCCCATAAATCATGTGCACTCGCTGCTCAGACATTTATGATTGCCATGGCTAACGAAGGGTATGATACTTGTCCTTTAGAAGGTTTGGACAGCCGACGTTTGAAAAGAGCGCTTAAATTACCTCATGGTGCCGAAATAAATATGGCTATTCCTTGTGGCATACGTGATGGAAATAAAGGTATCTGGGGTGAAAGGTGCAGAGTACCGTTTGAAGAAGTTTATCGGCATATTTAA
- a CDS encoding helix-turn-helix domain-containing protein produces MDKVLNLDSVDLYNKLYGLETLHPLVSVIDLNKATRYMYYTHWNYGVYALYLKLEKVCEIKYGRQIYDYQDGTVVCFSPGQSIETTLTTDRMQMNVLGILFHPDLLRGTQLGKTIKKYTFFSYEVNEALHLSEEERSVVIDVLKIIRMELEHAIDKHSKTLIVNNIELLLNYCMRFYERQFATRSKANRDVLTRFENLLEEYFEGTLAENNGLPTVKYFADKLCLSSNYFGDMFKKETGKTPQEYIQAKVIDLAKERISDTENSVSQIAYSLGFQYPQHFCRLFKKRVGCTPGDYRMQYNL; encoded by the coding sequence ATGGATAAAGTACTTAATTTAGACAGTGTAGATTTATACAACAAGCTCTATGGCTTAGAAACTCTTCATCCACTGGTAAGTGTAATAGACCTGAACAAAGCTACCCGATATATGTATTATACCCATTGGAATTATGGGGTTTATGCTTTGTATTTGAAACTCGAGAAAGTTTGCGAAATCAAATATGGCCGTCAAATTTACGATTATCAGGATGGGACCGTTGTGTGTTTCTCACCCGGACAATCGATAGAAACAACTCTGACAACAGATCGAATGCAAATGAATGTTCTCGGTATCCTTTTTCATCCTGACTTATTGCGAGGAACCCAACTCGGAAAAACAATAAAAAAGTATACGTTTTTTTCTTATGAAGTCAACGAAGCATTACATCTGTCAGAAGAGGAGAGAAGTGTTGTAATAGATGTGCTGAAAATTATTCGTATGGAGTTGGAACATGCCATCGATAAGCACAGTAAAACATTGATTGTAAATAATATAGAGCTGCTACTCAATTATTGTATGCGTTTTTACGAAAGGCAATTCGCAACTCGCAGTAAGGCAAACCGGGATGTATTGACCCGATTTGAGAACTTGTTGGAGGAGTATTTCGAAGGAACGCTTGCTGAAAATAACGGATTGCCCACAGTGAAATATTTTGCCGATAAACTTTGCCTTTCGTCTAACTATTTTGGTGATATGTTTAAAAAAGAAACCGGGAAAACTCCGCAAGAATATATTCAGGCTAAGGTAATCGATCTTGCCAAGGAACGTATTTCGGATACGGAAAACAGCGTTAGTCAGATCGCTTACTCTTTAGGGTTTCAGTATCCACAACATTTTTGTCGTCTATTTAAAAAACGAGTAGGATGTACACCCGGAGATTATCGTATGCAATACAATTTATAA
- a CDS encoding methylated-DNA--[protein]-cysteine S-methyltransferase, whose protein sequence is MQFTYKYSSPIGGITIASDGESLTGLWFDGQKYFANTLDSRHKEIILPIFEQTCEWLDIYFKGQCPGFTPSLHLSGTPFRMMVWEILQKIPYGETITYKEISEEIIRQKNLKYMSPQAVGGAVGHNPISIIVPCHRVVGSSGSLTGYAGGVSKKVELMKLEHMDTSVFFVPMQGSAL, encoded by the coding sequence ATGCAGTTCACTTATAAATATTCATCACCGATAGGAGGAATAACGATTGCCAGTGACGGCGAAAGTCTGACCGGATTGTGGTTCGACGGACAAAAATACTTTGCTAATACTTTGGATTCTCGACATAAGGAAATAATTTTACCTATATTCGAGCAAACTTGTGAATGGCTCGATATTTATTTTAAAGGGCAATGCCCGGGTTTTACGCCGTCACTTCATTTAAGCGGTACTCCATTCAGGATGATGGTATGGGAAATATTACAGAAAATACCTTATGGGGAGACCATAACTTATAAGGAGATTTCTGAAGAAATAATACGGCAGAAGAATCTAAAATATATGTCTCCTCAGGCCGTAGGTGGAGCAGTAGGGCATAACCCTATCAGTATTATTGTTCCCTGTCATCGGGTAGTAGGTAGTAGTGGCAGCCTAACAGGATATGCAGGGGGGGTATCGAAAAAAGTAGAATTGATGAAATTAGAACATATGGATACCTCTGTTTTTTTCGTACCTATGCAAGGTAGTGCATTATAA